The Setaria italica strain Yugu1 chromosome IX, Setaria_italica_v2.0, whole genome shotgun sequence genome has a window encoding:
- the LOC101776502 gene encoding uncharacterized protein LOC101776502, whose product MGLAARRGIWGVVDLQLVAAMLLDSSFGHLPLVTVSGRVRSDTPLTGQQSGLQASIVEQHVTQHYLKKTPKKAGEEYLVVKKIKEKCGDEHLMIKEEEKDDVGQLSTKPYTVILTLGMVFMAFKDNSGKITIQRPRNGGPFHVSSCSIDQIISGLGSEARCYQFCAVAFAASGMFLFGGYALN is encoded by the exons ATGGGGTTGGCGGCGCGCAGGGGAATATGGGGTGTGGTGGATCTGCAATTGGTGGCAG CTATGCTACTTGACTCCTCATTTGGACATCTTCCACTTGTGACTGTCTCTGGGAGAGTTAGATCAGACACACCACTTACCGGCCAGCAAAGTGGTCTGCAAGCTTCAATAGTTGAGCAACAT GTAACACAACACTACTTAAAGAAGACACCAAAGAAGGCTGGTGAGGAATACTTGGTGGTAAAGAAGATAAAGGAAAAATGTGGTGATGAACACTTGATgatcaaggaggaggagaaagatgaTGTCGGACA GTTATCTACCAAACCTTATACTGTTATTCTGACACTTGGCATGGTCTTCATG GCTTTTAAAGATAATTCTGGAAAAATTACAATTCAACGTCCAAGAAACGGTGGGCCATTTCATGTTTCAAGCTGTAGCATTGATCAAATTATTTCTGGTCTTGGCTCTGAAGCCAG GTGCTACCAATTTTGTGCTGTGGCATTTGCAGCTTCTGGCATGTTCCTTTTTGGAGGCTATGCATTGAACTGA
- the LOC101775695 gene encoding probable galacturonosyltransferase-like 4: MSCNCTAIVVAIFIVIILGAGHAVTGARIGAMMIRQPVQMFREAPAFWNGAECAAGGGGRVDIAMTLDANYLRGTMAAVLSILQHTACPESMVFHFLTAEADDRGLAAALRASFPSLDLRVYRFDPSRVRDRISRSVRQELDQPLNYARVYLADTLPADVRRVTYLDSDVVVVDDIRALASVDLAGHVLAAPEYCHANFSNYFTDAFWSHLALNGTFRGRRPCYFNTGVMVMDVVKWRAGGYTRRVEEWMAVQKRRRIYHLGSLPPFLLVFAGRIRAVDHRWNQHGLGGDNVEGRCRGLHPGPISLLHWSGKGKPWLRLDTRRPCSVDYLWAPYDLYRYSSPVIEEW, encoded by the coding sequence ATGTCTTGCAATTGCACCGCCATTGTCGTCGCCATCTTTATTGTTATTATCCTCGGTGCCGGCCATGCGGTCACCGGCGCCCGCATCGGCGCCATGATGATCAGGCAGCCCGTCCAGATGTTCAGGGAGGCGCCCGCGTTCTGGAACGGCGCCGAgtgcgcggcgggcggcggcggcagggtggACATCGCCATGACGCTGGACGCCAACTACCTCCGCGGCACCATGGCCGCGGTGCTCTCCATCCTGCAGCACACGGCGTGCCCGGAGAGCATGGTGTTCCACTTCCTCACCGCCGAGGCCGACGaccgcggcctcgccgccgcgctgcgcgCCTCGTTCCCGTCCCTCGACCTCCGGGTGTACCGGTTCGACCCGTCGCGCGTCCGCGACCGCATCTCCCGGTCGGTGCGGCAGGAGCTGGACCAACCGCTCAACTACGCGCGCGTCTACCTCGCCGACACGCTCCCCGCCGACGTGCGCCGCGTCACCTACCTCGACTCCGACGTGGTCGTGGTCGACGACATCCGGGCGCTGGCGTCCGTGGACCTCGCCGGCCACGTGCTGGCGGCGCCGGAGTACTGCCACGCCAACTTCAGCAACTACTTCACCGACGCCTTCTGGTCGCACCTGGCGCTCAACGGCACgttccgcggccgccgcccctgctACTTCAACACGGGGGTCATGGTCATGGACGTTGTCAAGTGGCGCGCCGGCGGGTACACGCGGCGGGTGGAGGAGTGGATGGCCGTGCAGAAGCGCCGCCGGATCTACCACCTCGGCTCGCTGCCTCCGTTCCTGCTCGTCTTCGCCGGGCGGATCCGGGCGGTGGACCACCGGTGGAACCAGCACGGGCTCGGGGGCGACAACGTCGAGGGCCGATGCCGGGGGCTCCACCCGGGCCCCATCAGCCTCCTCCATTGGAGCGGCAAGGGCAAGCCGTGGCTCCGGCTCGACACCCGGCGGCCGTGCTCCGTCGACTACCTCTGGGCACCGTACGACCTCTACCGGTACTCGTCGCCGGTGATCGAGGAGTGGTGA
- the LOC101767853 gene encoding putative MO25-like protein At4g17270, giving the protein MSFFFRMASRLRPSTPEEVVRSIKDSFLALHTRTHAKALEEVEKNVSSLRLLISGDGEVEPNQEQVLQITLEICKEDVISLFVQNLPSLGWTVRKDLVHCWCILLRQKVDESYCCFQYIENHLELLDFLVGCYKNVDIALNCGNMLRECIKYPTLAKYILESGSFELFFEYVELPNFDIASDALNTFKDLLTKHEIVVAEFLGSHYDQFFELYSRLLSSANYVTRRQAMKFLSEFLLEAPNSQIMKRYIVEVRFLNIMINLLKDSSKNIRICAFHVFKVFVANPNKPRPIIEALLENRRELLKLLHNLPTSKGDDELDEEKDLIIQQIQKLA; this is encoded by the exons ATGTCCTTCTTCTTCCGCATGGCGTCGCGGCTGCGGCCATCGACGCCGGAGGAGGTGGTCCGCTCCATCAAGGACTCCTTCCTCGCGCTCCACACCAGGACCCACGCCAAG GCTCTGGAAGAGGTTGAGAAAAACGTTTCATCCTTGAGGTTGTTGATCTCTGGTGATGGAgaggtggaaccaaaccaagAGCAGGTCCTGCAAATAACCCTTGAGATTTGCAAGGAGGATGTCATTTCCCTCTTCGTCCAGAATCTACCTTCCTTGGGTTGGACA GTAAGAAAAGATCTGGTTCACTGCTGGTGCATTTTGCTTAGGCAGAAAGTTGATGAAAGTTATTGCTGCTTTCAGTATATTGAAAACCATCTGGAGCTTTTGGATTTCCTTGTTGGTTG CTACAAGAACGTGGATATTGCATTGAACTGTGGGAATATGTTAAGAGAATGCATTAAGTACCCAACACTAGCAAA ATACATATTGGAATCTGGTAGCTTTGAACTGTTCTTTGAGTATGTTGAGCTGCCAAACTTTGATATTGCTTCTGATGCTTTGAACACCTTCAAG GATCTGCTTACCAAGCACGAAATTGTAGTTGCAGAATTCTTGGGTTCCCACTATGACCAG TTCTTTGAACTCTACTCAAGGCTCTTGTCGTCAGCTAATTATGTAACGAGAAGGCAGGCAATGAAG TTCCTTTCAGAATTTTTACTGGAGGCTCCTAACTCTCAAATAATGAAGCGATACATCGTGGAAGTTCGTTTTCTGAATATTATGATCAATCTGCTAAAG GATTCAAGCAAAAATATCAGAATATGCGCTTTCCACGTTTTCAAG GTATTTGTTGCCAATCCAAACAAGCCTCGCCCTATAATTGAAGCTTTGCTAGAGAATCGCCGAGAACTGTTGAAGCTACTCCACAATCTTCCTACAAGTAAAG GTGACGATGAACTTGATGAGGAGAAAGACCTGATCATTCAGCAAATCCAGAAGTTGGCATGA
- the LOC101768259 gene encoding skin secretory protein xP2 gives MMQADKEETAAATAPAAGKPPSICDRLQRAFHARPAFRPLRRLTVRHQDGGAAKPADAGAGAGAAHGPAPKHKHSGPPVPAPPQPLTPSPAPVRLPAVAKKAAVASAPPGPPVPAPPPDVTDGMVTAADAKAGDKAQQTKAKTSWVGSTRVRKALSSK, from the coding sequence ATGATGCAGGCGGACAAGGAGGAgactgcggcggcgacggcccccGCGGCCGGCAAGCCGCCGAGCATCTGCGACAGGCTCCAGAGGGCCTTCCATGCCCGGCCGGCGTtccggcccctccgccgcctcacAGTCCGCCACCAGGACGGCGGAGCTGCTAAGCCCGCCGACGCCGGTGCTGGCGCCGGCGCTGCGCATGGGCCTGCCCCTAAGCACAAGCACAGCGGCCCGCCAGTGCCGGCCCCACCGCAGCCACTCACGCCGTCGCCGGCTCCTGTACGCTTGCCGGCCGTCGCCAagaaggcggcggtggccagCGCGCCACCGGGGCCGCCGgtgcccgcgccaccgccggacgTCACGGACGGAATGGTGACCGCGGCGGATGCGAAGGCTGGGGACAAGGCTCAGCAGACCAAGGCGAAGACCAGCTGGGTGGGCTCCACCAGAGTCCGCAAGGCGCTATCGTCCAAGTAG
- the LOC105915187 gene encoding E3 ubiquitin-protein ligase SP1 produces the protein MALGASYGYLPLVTLSGRVGSDTPIVGEQSGLEAVTQIFLKKQEEDVKEYMVVKKTKDEDGTEMIMVRKKENDNERWVQCSEQISSKRKEVPWYLDDGTGRLEVVRAHNADGSILRLESVDFEKQPRTCGCECSIKILGLRRTEWTLPTGTNLTVVGEAVKGNSGEILIKRPRNGGPFHVSRSSIDKIVSNLGSDARWCQFWAVTFATSGAFLLGIGGYAMC, from the exons ATGGCACTGGGCGCCTCATACGGGTACCTTCCTCTTGTAACTCTCTCTGGACGAGTTGGATCAGACACACCAATTGTCGGTGAGCAGAGTGGCCTGGAAGCT GTAACACAGATCTTTCTGAAGAAGCAGGAGGAGGATGTTAAGGAATACATGGTGGTAAAGAAGACGAAGGATGAAGATGGTACTGAAATGATAATGGTCAGGAAGAAGGAAAATGATAATGAACGATGGGTTCAATGTTCAGAGCAGATATCTTCTAAAAGAAAAGAGGTTCCTTGGTACCTG GATGATGGTACTGGGCGTTTGGAGGTTGTTAGGGCTCATAATGCAGATGGCTCTATATTACGCCTTGAAAGTGTGGACTTTGAGAAGCAACCTCGAACATGTGGATGTGAATGCTCAATCAAG ATACTTGGACTAAGGAGAACTGAGTGGACTCTTCCGACAGGCACTAACTTAACTGTCGTTGGCGAG GCTGTTAAAGGTAATTCTGGAGAAATTCTGATCAAACGTCCAAGAAATGGCGGGCCGTTCCACGTTTCAAGAAGTAGCATTGACAAAATTGTCTCAAATCTTGGCAGTGACGCGAG GTGGTGCCAGTTTTGGGCCGTGACATTTGCAACTTCTGGCGCATTTCTTCTTGGAATTGGAGGCTATGCAATGTGCTGA